The following nucleotide sequence is from Paenibacillus andongensis.
TCAGGGCTTGAATCTCCAGCATCTACATAATAAAGCAAATCCTTCTCTACCTTGATCCAACTGAGCATAGGCTTGGAGTTGGCCTTCTTGAGAACCTTCACTTCAAGCTGACCATTCGACACATTGATGGAGTCAAACTGCTTTACTTCCTGGCTATTGCCAATGACATAATCCGTTAACTTCGTTGTCCCATTAATAGTCAGATCCATCTTGCGGTTGCTATCATGCCATGGATCGAAAAATCCGACCGTAACTCGATAGGCCCCGTTGGGAAGATTGAATTTATAGGCAAGTCCGTTATTCAAGTCGTTCCCGTCATATTGCCGAATGGTCTCGAAATTGCCGCTGGCGTCAGTCCGGGCCCAAGTGGCATCACCGTCAGCTATATAGCCCCACGTATTCCCAGTAACCGGATCCACCCCGTAGGCTTGGTCCTCCACTCCGTTCAGGGCGCCAAAAGACTCTCCGTCTTCTAAAGTTGCCGAACTTCCGTCTCCAGCATCCACATAATAAAGCAGCTGTGGTTCCAGGATATCGCGAGGTGCACCTGATTTTACAGTTGATTCAGTCTGTATGCTGCCATTCGTGGCCACAACCTTAAAATAATAAACTTGATTATTGCTAAGTCCAGTTACCGCAGCGTTTCCTCCACTGACAGCCAATTGATTCTGCAAGTTATCGGATGTTGTGCCGTAATGTACCGTATAGGCGGTTGCCCCGTCGACTTCCGCATACTTCAGGTCAATCCGATGGTTGCCGATATGAACTGTGCTGATCTCCGGAGCTTTCATCGCACCATCTGCCCGGGTAACCTTTACATAGCTAAACTGCGCATTACTCCAGCTATGCAGTCCCACCATACCGCTGCTGTAAGTGGAATCCAGCACATCAAAGATCAGCTCGTCATCCAGATATGCCTGAATATGCGGACCATCCAAAACAACTTTTATCTGGTACAGTTGGTTAAGCTTTGCCGAAAAGGCTTTCGAATTGGTGATATTCGCGCCATTCTTCCGTAAGAACAGGGCATCGTTCTCAAATCCGAAGGCATAGGCATGACTATAGTCCGTACCGCGGAAAACCAATCCCCAATCGGCGCCTAACTCTGAATGTTTGGCTGTAACTGAGATGGTGCCATCTATCATTTTGACGTTTTTGACGGAAAGCTCTCCTTGGTTATCTCCTCCGGATTGATGCTTGAGCAAACCATTTTCCATATTCCATACACTGACGTCCTGATTATAGGAACTCATGGAGGAATTCTGGAAACCATCTTCCCACGTAACGGTTTCAGCTTGAGGCGTAGCTTGAACGTTGGCTGTTGGTTGCCCGATTCCCCCCACACCAACAGATGATACTCGGAAGGAATAGCTTTGGCCGTTGGTGAGATGATCAACAGTTGCATAATTCGTAGGGAGCTCCAAGATGGTTGGCGCCCCATTCTCCGTCGTCATCTCCAAAGAATACTGGGTGACACCTTGCACCTCGGGGAATTCAAGTTGAACTTTGCCGTCGCCTGGAATGGCAATCAACTTACTTGGTGGTTGTATCGTTGGAATGACCATCATTTCCGAAGACAAAGAGCTGTTGTCTACTCCGTCCTGTGCCTGGATCGCCACGTAATAAGGACTTCCGTTGGTTAGGCCTGAAAGGGTACCTTTATATATGCCATCTTGACCGGCGATTTCAACGGTTCCGTTGTATGTACCGCTGGATGTCCCCCACTTTGCCAGATAATGCGGAACATTGGGGTCACCGGAGAATTGAATGTCCACCCCTCCATCCGTAGGATTAGCGGAAACCTGTTGTGGCGGACTCAGCTTCGGCGTCACGGATACCGTGTCCGATGGAGAACTGTCACCGTAATGGTTCACGGCTATTACTGCCATATAATAGATCGAATTATTCTCCAGACCATGGAGCGTATAGTTTGAACCCGTTACGGGACCGGCTGTCATATTCATATTGTCCGGGGATGTACCGTAGACGATCTTATAGCTTTCAGCTTTTGGAACGTCGTTTATTTTGATTTCAGCTGCGTTATTCAAGGACTTGACCGAATCAACAGTCGGTTTTTCCGGTGCTTGATTATCCGCCGCATAGCTGCCGTCCAACGTAACAATAGACCTTGCAGGAATGGTATATTGGAAAGCACCGTTTGCATCGGCCGTTACCATGTCATGCCGAGCCAAACTTTCATTTGCGTTTGTCACATAAGGTGTAAGATGATATACTTTTTTTCCTTCCGGCAACTGATTCAGTTGAACGGTAACCGGCTTGTCCTCATTGGTGTAGTTCACAAAGACGGAAGTCAGTTTATTATTGCCCTCATGCAAATAAGACGACCCCATCAGCCCCTTGGGATCATTCTCCGCCAATCCGGTCATGGCTATCCGCTTAGCGCCCGGACGAATAAACTTACTATAGTTCCCGAGCGCCCATAACATTTTGGAAGTATAAATGGATTGCTCGTCTCCCGGCATACCATAATCCGTATAGATCAGACCATCTTTATAATCTCCTTTGGATACAGCCGTCCACCATTGCCAAGCGGATGCATTCGCAACAGATAGATCATAATGAATCGTACGCGCTATCAAAAGTGCAGGATCAATGCCCAGGTCCCTTCCGTTCCCCTGCATTTCCCCGACATCGCCCAAAATGCAATATTCACTCATCCAATTGGAGGAACCTGGCAAGGTGCTTTGAAGATTCTCCCACAGCAGCTTCCGCAATTCCCCTAAGCGGTCCCCATTCCGATCCGAAACGGTATCCGACCAATAGGAATGGGAAGCGATCTTGTTACTGATTTTGGAAGCTATTTCAGGGTTACCCAAAAGGTCCTTTATATATTCCCGGTACTTGCCTACATTTAATTTATTGCTTCCTCCCTGATATTGCAGTTTGTTATCGTTAGGGTTTTGGGAGGTAGCCATAAATTGCGCATATTTCGCATCATCAAGCAGAGATAGGATTTCGACGCCGTCCGGAGCACTTATTTTCGTCGTAATATTCTTATTCTGGAGCTCCGCATAGAGGCTATTTATAACATTAATGATATCCGTGTTGTTATAGCGGTTCGCCTCTTGACCGGCTCCATTCCAATCCCAAGTAGGTTCGTTTATGGGGCTAACATAATTAAAATGAATACCTGATTTGTCGAAATGATCCATAACATCCGCCAAAAACCCGGCAAACTTGCCCTCATAACCCGATTTAAGATTGGTAGAGCCTACTGAAGCATCCGGCTGTGCATGTCCGTTCTTGGTCATCCATACTGGCGGGCTGTTCACAAATCCAATTAGATCTTTAACACCTCTATCATTTGCAGCTTTCAAAAACCATTGCTGCCCCGCTTGCTTCGACCAATCATAAGCACTATTCTCATCTTTCTTAAAACTTTCCGCCCTTCTCCAAGGGATCGTAATGATACTTTCATCCGTAACGCTGGAACCAGCTCCAATGTTAAATCGCCAACTTGATAAGCCGATTCCCTTGTCCTGTGAAAATAATAAATCGGCAATCCTCTCTTTATTGCTTTCAGACCATTCCTTTCCAATCGGATCCATAGACCACGCGTCTGAAGCGCCAAAGTTATCAATAGTTTGAAAAGTTGAACTTGCATTGATGTTCACTAAAGTCCTGTTAACATCGGCAGCGTGCGTTACTGTCGATGCAATAGGACTGACCGCTACCAGAACGGAAGTGATCATTGACAGGGTGCGTTTTAACATCTTTAGCCTCCTTCAAATCTCTTTATAGCTTCGTTATGAAACCCATTTCATTGGTTCTTGATTTCTGATTATTAGCCAATATGAATAGTATAAAATTGGATGAAATCGCTTTCATTAAAATAAATATCCAAATTTATAACAAAACTTTGCTTTTTACGAACTGCAACCAAATAAAAAAGCCGTGAATATTAACTGAATTCACAGCTTTTTTCCTTCAATATTTCACTGATTTCTTATACATTTCACAAAGACTACCGACATTCTGCTTCATAATCCCCTCACAATCAGGTTCTGATGCAAGTGTTGTTACTGTAAGAACAGCTACACCCGATAAGCCCGCATCGCCTTTCGCAGCTCACGCCAGGAGGGACGCTTGCCATACATCAAAACACCTGTACGATAGATCTTAGCAGCAAGCCAAGCCATAGCACCGATTGATCCCAATTGAATGGCTATGGAGAGCCATATCTGCCAGATAGGCGGACTACTCATTCCGATACGCAGGAACATGATAAGCGGTGAAAAGAACGGTACGAACGACATCGTAACAACGAATCCGGCATTCGGGTTATTCAGTCCGAACATGGCGATCATGAAGGCTGCCACGATGAGCAGGGTGACTGGCATAATAGCCTGACCCACCTCTTCTGTACGGCTCACAAGCGAACCTACAGCCGCAAAAACCGTTGCATAGATGAAGAACCCTAGGAGATAGAAGATTAAGAAATAAACGATCAATGATATTTGTAGATCGGACCAGTTAAGGTGCAGCTCCGAAATTAGTTTGCTGCTGCCAGATAAGCTTAAATTGATTGCGCCCACCACAATCATCAGCGCTATTTGCGATAGAGCGAGCAGGCAGATTCCGATGATTTTGCCAAACATCTGCTTGAGCGGCGATACACTAGTGATAAGCAGCTCCATCACACGAGAGCTTTTCTCCGATGTAATTTCCATCGCAACCATGTTGCCAAAACCGATTACCCCCATGTAAAGCATGAATAGCATGACATACACAAGTGCATAGGACATCACCATTTGTGATTCCGTTTTACCAGACGAAGCCTTGTCATTGGTTGAAATTTGCACCGTCTCTAAGGAAACAGGCGCTTGAATATTGGCCTTTTGTTCGGCTGCTAGACCTGCTCCCTGCAGGGCCGCGTCTGTTTTAATAAGCTGAAGAGCGGTCTGAAGCTTGCCTTTTAACGAAAATTCCATCGTTCCTTCGGATTTATACACCATTTTCGGAAAACCGGCTGTAACGGCATCTGTAAATTCCAAATAGCCCTTGATCTTTTTATCAGCGATCTGCTGCTTACCTAAGGCTTCATTCGCTGCCGTACTCCCCGCATCCCGAAGTGGAATAATGACAATATCCGGATTGGGTTGATTATTATAAAATGCTGCTAGCTTACCGGCAAGCTCCGTTTGTTTGCCCTCGAAGACTCCAATTTTCGTTGCTTCATGGGAGGAAAGTTTATCAATGATTGCAGGCAAATGAATCATAATGGATAATAGCAAAATCAGAATCACACTCATCACACGAAACGATTTGGACCGAAAACGGGTCATGAAAGTGAATTGAATAACGGTCATGATTCTATTCATGTGTTCTCCCCACCTTCTGGATAAAGATTTCATTTAACGTTGGTTCCATCAACTGAAACCGATATACATTGGACTGCTTCATGGCATGTCTGAGAATATCCTGCGCCGCCGATGCTTCGTTAATACGGAGTTCATACCCAGTCAGATGCTTTTCAACCGCAGTAACGCCTTGAAGTTTCTCCAAACCTTCAATCGGATTCTCGGTCTCTAGTATGATTCTCTCTTTGGGGAACGTTGCTTTAATATCCTTCAAGCTGCCTTGCACAAGCGTATTGGAACGATGCAGAATGCAAATATGCTCGCACAGCTCCTCCACATGATCCATACGATGACTGGAAAAAAGTATTGTCTTTCCCTCGTCGCGTAAGCTTTTCACTGTTGTTTTCAGCAGCTCCACATTCACAGGGTCGAGCCCGGTAAAGGCTTCATCCAGAATGAGTATTTCCGGGTTATGTATGACCGCAGCGATGAATTGGATCTTCTGCTGGTTTCCCTTGGAAAGCTCCTCCACCTTCTTGTTGTAGTATTCGGGGACGTCAAATCGCTCCAACCAAAGCTTCAAATTTGCATCCGCTTGTTTACGGGAAAGACCACGCAGCTCTCCTAAATAGATGATCTGATCGCTAACTTTGACCTTCGGATACAAACCTCGCTCTTCTGGCAAATAGCCCATCAGCTGCCTCAGCTCTTCTCGATAACCTTGACCCTTCCACTTTATGCTTCCATGGTCCGGGTAGATAAGACCTAATACCATCCGCATCGTCGTTGTCTTCCCAGCTCCATTAGCCCCAAGCAACCCATATATTTCTCCCTGCTTTACTCGGAGCTGGATGTCATTCACTGCCGTTTTCTCCCCGTATTGCTTCGTAACATGATCAACGATCAAAGGATATGTCACCTTAAAGCCACCTTCCTTAGATAACGTGTTTATTTGTTCATAAGTAAGTTTACCACAGGATTTGGAAAAAAACGGAACAAAAAAAGCCGAATGCTGTGAGCATAACTCACACATTCAGCTTCTCTTACAAGCCAAAAATCGCATCAATCACTGGCTTCGTCGTCCCACCGGGATACATCAAATACAGCAAAACATACACCAAGACGCCAGTAGGCGCTGTAAGCAGCCATACAATCGCGGCGACTCGTCCGATTTTTTTATGTTTTAGAAATTTGTTTTTGTAAGCAAACCATAATGTGATTAGACCTAGCACTCCACCCACCGTTGCCAGCGTAATATGGAAGAACAAGAATAAGTGATACGGCAGCTTCAGACTCTCAGGCCCGCCAAATGCCGTATTTCCTTCAAACAAGGTACGGGACATGTAAATGATGAAAAACGCCAGTGCGAAGATTGCTCCAAGAACCATCAGCTTTTGATGCGTTTCCCGATTCCCTTTTACAATATGATACCAGCCGAAACCAACAAATATAGCACTGATAACGATAAACATCGTAGAAATAGTTGGTAAAATGTGCATCTCCATAAATCCTTTCTAAGCGCGATTCCAGTTCCCGCCTTGATTATTCAAGTTCTCTTGTGTCTCAATAAGTTCTATATCGTCATCTTCCTTACGCTCTCTACGGTACCATCTGAAGAAAATATAGGCAAGTGTTGCACCATATACGACTTCTTGAATGATTTTCATAAGAACACCGCCGAGTTGTTGGTCATCCAGCGGAGACAAATGAGCAAAAGGCACAGTAACGTTCGAGTACATTTCATAAATGATCGAATCAGCAAATATAATAAGCGCGCAGGCAGGTGTCAACAACATCCCATTACCGAAAATATACGCCAATTTCTTCAGGTCATTCAGACGATTCAACTCCGGAAGTGGACAAAATACAGGAAACCACATCATGAACGCTGTAAACAGAAGCACTGTATGATAACTTACAAGTAACACATCATTCTTCATCAAACCGTCCATAATAAAAGGCATGTGATAGATGGAGAATAGCATATTGAACAAAAATAGCGCAATCAGCGGACGTGTGAAAAATGAAAATGTGCCGCGGAAGACTCGATTTTGCATGAAAAAACGGAGCACCCAAGCAGGCGTACCTAGCCATATAAATATAGGAACAATTAAATAAAGAATCGTTTGCTGCAGCATATGCGCGCTGAACAAATAATGATGACCGATGTAGTTAATCGGACTCCCTTGTCCTATGTAGAACAGGGCAAGCCCCGTATAGAAACATAGCTTCTGCTTATCCGAAACTGGCTCGGCATCTGCGAAATTCCCATTCCCCTTAGCGACAAATCGACTATAGACATATCCGACAACGACGACCACCAATAGTATAACAGGATTCCACAAATCGAAAAATCCACCAATTTGGCTCATAGCTAATCTATATCTCCTTTCAACTAAAAAAAGAGGAGGCACTTTGTCTAGACAAAGTTGCCTCTTCCTGCTTTCTTACCACCATACCCAATATACTGCCATAATAACACCGGTGAGAGCAACAATTGCTCCACCCCCGATAAAAATGAGCGGGAATAAGTGTCCTCTTTCTTTGGCATGCATCCAGAACAGAAGCTGGACAACAGCCTGCACAATAGCCAAAGTAACGATGAAGATTAAAATAAAGGAACGATCCAAGTCTCCGTAAAGAACGACAGCGAATGCCAACATCGTAAGAAGAATCGAGATAATGTAAGACAAGTAGTGATTCAGTGGTGATTCATGCTTAACTCGTTTGCTAGGTGCGTGTGTATCATGAGAATTGCTGCTCATCTTAATGACCCACCTTCCCCATCAGATAAACGACTGTGAAGATAAATACCCAGACTAAGTCAATAAAGTGCCAATACAAAGCTGCTACATAAAACTTAGGTGCTGTAACAACCGTAAGACCTTTTTTGAGTCCTTGCAAAATCAACAGTGTAATCCAGCAAACACCGAACGCTACGTGAGCTCCATGGAACCCAACTAACGTATAGAACGAAGTTGAGAAAGCACTTGTTGTGAACTTGTGACCTTCGTGTACATATTCGAAAAACTCGTAAATCTCCATACCCAAGAAAGAAAGACCAAACAATACAGTAATTAATAACCAGAACAACAATTGTCCTAGCTTTTGCTTGTGCATCGCAATGATCGCGAACACACTCGTTAAGCTACTTGTTAAGAGAATGAATGTTGACCAACCCACTGTTTTGAGTTTGAAAAGTTCATCCGCTGTAGGACCGTCTGGAACAGAGTTCCGAAGTGCGATGTAGGTTGCGAATAGACAACCGAACAACACAACTTCAGCACCGAGGAATAACCAAAATCCGAGAACTTTATTTTTCCCTTCGAGGGTAGCCGTTTCCGGATTAGCAGGCAGTGCGCCCGTATGATGAGTACTCATGCCTTTACCCCCTTGTCGTCTTCAAGCTCTTCCGGTTCAATATGCCAACCATGATCGTCGTATACCGAACGTAAGAACATCGCAATAAATGTAACTATGATACCCGCGGCAGCTACATAGTAGTTTCGGTACATAAAACCAAAACCTGCAATGAACAAACCAGCGGACATAACAAGCGGTAAGATAGATGCGGAAGGCATATGAATCGAACCTACAGGTTCTGCCGGAGTCATCTCTTTATTACCAGCCATTTTTTCTTTCCAAAGTGCATCTAATCCGCGAACAAGCGGCGTTTGTTTAAAGTTATATTCAGGTGCAGGAGAAGGAATCGCCCACTCCAATGTACGTCCATCCCATGGATCTGCTGGAGCCGTAATTGGTTTTCTTTGTGTTGCAATAATGTTGATCAGGAATACCAATGTACCGATGCCCATCAAGAACGCGCCTACAGTTGAAACCAAGTTACCTACTTCGAGTTCATGTCCGGGTTGGTACGTAAAGACACGACGCGGCATTCCCATTAGTCCCAAGAAATGCTGAGGGAAGAATGTCAGATGGAAGCCAATGAAGAACAACCAGAAATGCAGTTTACCCATTCCTTCGTTCAACATACGTCCAAACATTTTTGGCCACCAGTAGTAAAGGCCCGCGAACAAACCAAGCACTAGACCACCAACGATAACATAGTGAAAGTGTGCGACAACGAAATACGTATCATGATATTGGAAGTCAGCAGCTGGAATCGCAAGCATAACCCCTGTTGTTCCACCCATTACGAACGTTGGGATAAAGGCTGTAGCGAAAATATTCGCTGTTGTGAAGCGAATTTGTCCACCCCAAAGTGTGAATAACCAGTTAAAGATCTTAACGCCAGTTGGAACGGCAATCGCCATAGTAGCAATCGCGAAGATGGAGTTGGCAACTGGGCCTAAACCTGCTGTAAACATATGGTGAACCCAAACCATGAAGCCTAGGAAACCAATTAATACTGTTGCAAATACCATGGAGCTGTAACCGAAAAGACGTTTCTTCGAGAAAGTCGAAACGATCTCAGAAATGATACCGAAAGCTGGAAGAATCAAAATATAAACTTCGGGATGCCCGAAAATCCAGAATAAATGCTCCCATAGTACATTGTTACCGCCTCTGGCTGCATCGAAGAAAGCACCGCCAAAGATACGGTCAAACATAAGTTCAACAAGGGCAACCGTAATCGCAGGGAATGCAAGAACGATCAAACCAGAAGTAATGAAAGCAGACCATGTGAACATCGGCATACGCATATACGTAAGACCCGGTGCACGCATGTTGATAATCGTAACAAGGAAGTTAATACCCCCGATTAGAGTACCGATACCAGCAATTTGTAGCCCTAGTACATAGAAATCAGTACCTTGCAGGTTGTTTTGAAGGGTTTGTCCCCAACTGCTATCCGTTATGGAGGATAATGGAGCATACCCTGTCCAACCAGCATCAGGTGCGCCGCCTAAGAACCAACTTGTGTTCATCAGTACGCCACCTGCGATGAACAACCACAGACCAAGTGCATTAACGAAAGGGAACGCAACGTCCCTTGCACCAATTTGTAGAGGAACGATGGCATTCATGAATGCGAAGATAACCGGCATAGCCGCAAAGAAAATCATCGTTGTTCCGTGCATCGTTGTTAATTGGTTAAATGCATCGCCGATAAAAATGTGTTGATCGGGATAAGCGAGTTGAATCCGAATCAAGATGGCTTCAAGTCCTCCTACGAGGAAGAAGAAACCGCCCGCTATTAAGTACAGGATACCGATTTTCTTGTGATCGACTGTTGTAAGCCAATCCATCAGACCGGTATGTTTTTTTACTGGATGAGAGTGAGCCAACGTATTAACCTCCTTTACCTGAGAAGTTTATTTCAAAGTCTGTAAGTACTGAACAATATCTTTAATTTGAGCGTCATCAAGCTTACCGCCTGCTTCTTTACCAAAAGCCGGCATTTTATTGCCCGGTTTTTGTTCTTGCGGATTATGTATCCACAACGCCATTTTCTCAGGAGTGTGTTCCAGTATACCAGCAAGTGTATCACGATCTGCGAAACCTTTGAGGTTAGGAGCAACACCAGGACCGTTCGCATTAACAGCGTGACAAGACATACAATTTTCTTTGAAAAGCTCTTCACCTTTTTGTGCAGTTGCCGGCACAGTAACAGGAGCTTTCATTTTAGCTACCCATGCGTTGAAATCGGCTTCGCTTTTGGATGTTACAGTGAAGTTCATTAAAGCGTGTGAAGCTCCACAAAGCTCCGTACATCTTCCTTGGAAGGTTGCGATTTCGTCCGCTTGAAGGTAAAGCGTATTATGGATACCTGGATTTGTATCTACTTTCCCACCTAGGGATGGTACCCAGAAGGCATGAGCCACGTCTGCTGAAACAAGATCGAAGGCAATAATTTTATCCTTAGGTACAACAAGCTCTTGAGCTGTAGCGATGCCTAAATCGGGATATTCAAACTGCCACCAAAATTGATGTGCAGTTACTTTGACATGAACCGCAGCTTTGTCCTTATTGTAATTCGTTGAATGCTTAAATGTGTAGGTGACTGTTGGTACCGCAAGTACTAACAGTAAGAGAATCGGAATGACTGTCCAGATAATCTCAAGCACATGGCTGCCTTCAACTTGTTTAGGTATGCTAGTGTCACCTTTACGTTTACGGAAACGAATTAGCACATACACATAAATTGCAAATACGACAATTACGACAAAAACCATGATAAAGAGACTTAATTTCATTAAATTAAGCTGCTCGGTAGCCAC
It contains:
- the coxB gene encoding cytochrome c oxidase subunit II, whose translation is MSRLKKLWRLVPLLAAMTFLLTGCGDPTLSALVPKGPVATEQLNLMKLSLFIMVFVVIVVFAIYVYVLIRFRKRKGDTSIPKQVEGSHVLEIIWTVIPILLLLVLAVPTVTYTFKHSTNYNKDKAAVHVKVTAHQFWWQFEYPDLGIATAQELVVPKDKIIAFDLVSADVAHAFWVPSLGGKVDTNPGIHNTLYLQADEIATFQGRCTELCGASHALMNFTVTSKSEADFNAWVAKMKAPVTVPATAQKGEELFKENCMSCHAVNANGPGVAPNLKGFADRDTLAGILEHTPEKMALWIHNPQEQKPGNKMPAFGKEAGGKLDDAQIKDIVQYLQTLK
- the ctaD gene encoding cytochrome c oxidase subunit I; protein product: MDWLTTVDHKKIGILYLIAGGFFFLVGGLEAILIRIQLAYPDQHIFIGDAFNQLTTMHGTTMIFFAAMPVIFAFMNAIVPLQIGARDVAFPFVNALGLWLFIAGGVLMNTSWFLGGAPDAGWTGYAPLSSITDSSWGQTLQNNLQGTDFYVLGLQIAGIGTLIGGINFLVTIINMRAPGLTYMRMPMFTWSAFITSGLIVLAFPAITVALVELMFDRIFGGAFFDAARGGNNVLWEHLFWIFGHPEVYILILPAFGIISEIVSTFSKKRLFGYSSMVFATVLIGFLGFMVWVHHMFTAGLGPVANSIFAIATMAIAVPTGVKIFNWLFTLWGGQIRFTTANIFATAFIPTFVMGGTTGVMLAIPAADFQYHDTYFVVAHFHYVIVGGLVLGLFAGLYYWWPKMFGRMLNEGMGKLHFWLFFIGFHLTFFPQHFLGLMGMPRRVFTYQPGHELEVGNLVSTVGAFLMGIGTLVFLINIIATQRKPITAPADPWDGRTLEWAIPSPAPEYNFKQTPLVRGLDALWKEKMAGNKEMTPAEPVGSIHMPSASILPLVMSAGLFIAGFGFMYRNYYVAAAGIIVTFIAMFLRSVYDDHGWHIEPEELEDDKGVKA
- a CDS encoding cytochrome c oxidase assembly protein, with translation MSQIGGFFDLWNPVILLVVVVVGYVYSRFVAKGNGNFADAEPVSDKQKLCFYTGLALFYIGQGSPINYIGHHYLFSAHMLQQTILYLIVPIFIWLGTPAWVLRFFMQNRVFRGTFSFFTRPLIALFLFNMLFSIYHMPFIMDGLMKNDVLLVSYHTVLLFTAFMMWFPVFCPLPELNRLNDLKKLAYIFGNGMLLTPACALIIFADSIIYEMYSNVTVPFAHLSPLDDQQLGGVLMKIIQEVVYGATLAYIFFRWYRRERKEDDDIELIETQENLNNQGGNWNRA
- a CDS encoding ABC transporter permease, with the protein product MNRIMTVIQFTFMTRFRSKSFRVMSVILILLLSIMIHLPAIIDKLSSHEATKIGVFEGKQTELAGKLAAFYNNQPNPDIVIIPLRDAGSTAANEALGKQQIADKKIKGYLEFTDAVTAGFPKMVYKSEGTMEFSLKGKLQTALQLIKTDAALQGAGLAAEQKANIQAPVSLETVQISTNDKASSGKTESQMVMSYALVYVMLFMLYMGVIGFGNMVAMEITSEKSSRVMELLITSVSPLKQMFGKIIGICLLALSQIALMIVVGAINLSLSGSSKLISELHLNWSDLQISLIVYFLIFYLLGFFIYATVFAAVGSLVSRTEEVGQAIMPVTLLIVAAFMIAMFGLNNPNAGFVVTMSFVPFFSPLIMFLRIGMSSPPIWQIWLSIAIQLGSIGAMAWLAAKIYRTGVLMYGKRPSWRELRKAMRAYRV
- a CDS encoding cytochrome (ubi)quinol oxidase subunit III, yielding MSTHHTGALPANPETATLEGKNKVLGFWLFLGAEVVLFGCLFATYIALRNSVPDGPTADELFKLKTVGWSTFILLTSSLTSVFAIIAMHKQKLGQLLFWLLITVLFGLSFLGMEIYEFFEYVHEGHKFTTSAFSTSFYTLVGFHGAHVAFGVCWITLLILQGLKKGLTVVTAPKFYVAALYWHFIDLVWVFIFTVVYLMGKVGH
- a CDS encoding cytochrome C oxidase subunit IV family protein, producing MSSNSHDTHAPSKRVKHESPLNHYLSYIISILLTMLAFAVVLYGDLDRSFILIFIVTLAIVQAVVQLLFWMHAKERGHLFPLIFIGGGAIVALTGVIMAVYWVWW
- a CDS encoding ABC transporter ATP-binding protein codes for the protein MTYPLIVDHVTKQYGEKTAVNDIQLRVKQGEIYGLLGANGAGKTTTMRMVLGLIYPDHGSIKWKGQGYREELRQLMGYLPEERGLYPKVKVSDQIIYLGELRGLSRKQADANLKLWLERFDVPEYYNKKVEELSKGNQQKIQFIAAVIHNPEILILDEAFTGLDPVNVELLKTTVKSLRDEGKTILFSSHRMDHVEELCEHICILHRSNTLVQGSLKDIKATFPKERIILETENPIEGLEKLQGVTAVEKHLTGYELRINEASAAQDILRHAMKQSNVYRFQLMEPTLNEIFIQKVGRTHE
- a CDS encoding DUF420 domain-containing protein, with translation MEMHILPTISTMFIVISAIFVGFGWYHIVKGNRETHQKLMVLGAIFALAFFIIYMSRTLFEGNTAFGGPESLKLPYHLFLFFHITLATVGGVLGLITLWFAYKNKFLKHKKIGRVAAIVWLLTAPTGVLVYVLLYLMYPGGTTKPVIDAIFGL